The genome window CAAACGTAGATAAGAGGATCGGACTCCAGTGGTGTTGAAGTAATGAGTTTTGTGGGCTGCCCAAAGTCAGAGATAAAATCAGCTACTGTTGATTTTGTTCAGTCTCACCTTCTCCGGATCCCACGCCACTGCGCTAACAGCTTTCCGGCCCATGTTGTTCAGGGTCAAGCTCTCCTTCCTCGTCTTGACATCCCAGACAGTGACAAAGCCAGCACTGCTACCCGTGACCAGGATGTGTGCGACCTTCTTATTCCAGTCCAAGCATTCAATATCGTCAGCGCGGGCAGCGGCGCTTCCGAGTCGGTACGGGTTCGTGATATTGTTGAGATCGGAGATGTAGAGCTGCAGTAGTGAGCCTTACCATAATATGAGCAATAAGTCGGTCAAAATAATTACCTCTCCCTTTGCGCCACCAGTTGCTAACAAATTCGAGTGCTTGGGATTGAACTGCAACGCCTTGATAGCCCCTGAATGTTTGGTCATTCTCGAAATGACAGCGTCACTGCTTGTAATCTGTCAGCCAATTCATCATGGCCGGGGGGTTTTGTCTACGGACGAACCTCGAACCGTTGATCAGCTTGTCCGCATCCCATAGATCCAAGGAGCCGTTCTCCAGTGCACCAGCGATCACCCCCCTTGAGTTGTCCTCGTAATCTGTCCATGCCAGGTCGTTAAATCTACGAACGATAATTGTCAGTCTTTCTGTGCAATGAAGGCCAAAAATTAGGTGATAGAAGGATCATACCCAGAATCAGTGCCAATTTTGGCAATGGGCTGCAGCTCCTGACTGGCATCTTGGCTACTCAATCCAAGATCCCAAAGCTCAAGACATGTTTCATTTGAGAAATCGACATCGACGGCGCCGGCCCGAGTTCCGGTAGCAATCAATGGGGATGCTGCACCAGGGGACCAGGCGAAGGTGGCCGTCCGGGGGATCTCCCTCAGACGCACCATGCTGGAAAGTAAGAGGTGCGGGATGACAGGTAGGTATAGCTTAGGGGAGGATCAGACTCAGAACCGTCTGACGATGACAATCATTAAAcgacaaagaaaaagatggaGCGAAAGAATTGGGGGTAAGTCAAGCTCACAGAAGCAAAAGTCCCCTCCTTTATCAGTAAACGGAAAGGAGCTTATAGGTTAAGAGGTGATCGAGACCTGAACGATCCGATGCCTTGGGCTCAAGCAACCAAGTGTCCTTCTGGAGGGGGACCGGGGGAGTGACGCTAAGCTCCATCGGGACCTCGCCAAAACATCTGCGGATGCACGTGACATCATTCATGCCACTGAAGGGCCCAGGCAAAGAAATCTACCTGGGGGAGGGAGGAACAGATATCAACCAGGCGATCGTGACGCAAGGCCTGTTCGCTCATTCTCTGACGGTTCTCATATGGCTCAATAATCAGTCTCATCAAAGTTTTTGATCGGCTACACTATGAGCGAAAAGGCTCGCCTAAAATGTACTGTCTATGTGGGGGGTCTCGACCAGGCCGTTACCGTGCAGACACTGGCCGAGGCATTCGTCCCATTTGGCGAAGTCGTTGATATTACGCTACCTAAGCCTGATGTGCCCAACTCAGGCGATCTCCATCGCGGCTTTGGATATGTGGAGTTCGACTTGCCTGAGGACGCTGCAGAAGCGATTGACAATATGGATGGAAGCGAGCTGTATGGCCGTACAATAAAGGTCGCCGCCGCGAAGCCGCAGAAGGAAAGCAACGAGGGACTGGGAAGCAAGACAGCTATTTGGGAGCAGGTAGATCACTTTGATCCGATCTTACACGGACGTTGTAGCTAACTACGGATGTA of Aspergillus fumigatus Af293 chromosome 2, whole genome shotgun sequence contains these proteins:
- a CDS encoding RNA-binding protein, with protein sequence MSEKARLKCTVYVGGLDQAVTVQTLAEAFVPFGEVVDITLPKPDVPNSGDLHRGFGYVEFDLPEDAAEAIDNMDGSELYGRTIKVAAAKPQKESNEGLGSKTAIWEQEGYLAKYAVSEEDKMAAAEARAASQGAPDPMQGLEELDVAGPKPE